A region from the Hydra vulgaris chromosome 10, alternate assembly HydraT2T_AEP genome encodes:
- the LOC100198550 gene encoding tetratricopeptide repeat protein 28 isoform X9, with the protein MGRYTESLASYASALAHDCKSSQLLKALIDAALRSPLQGILEPLFKQIESIDKNEKAFAVVALIGQEIISSMDIMSAIVVLESALHIGTEDLHLKASVYSALSSSYWNIDNIKNGLHYMHQELLIYEMLNDLTGMCRVHGNLGSAYYAQEQYHEAKQHYYIQFEMSQTLQDYHVSCGALTSLGRVLIALKDYAGSIDCHKKCASLFKKINLHLEEIGELSNVANIYSFLGEFLTAEHFLLECLKVSQVLEQTEEKCKVLNRLGTLYQNMHNIDEAVKVFQEMLQISQDAKSYDLVCQSLSCLGHTYRMQKNLKLAESIHELQLQKAEELGSFILESRALTDLGVTYFHMSKFEMALKSHKAHLKLCEKFNDKEGKVKAYGNIGNVYQMIQEYEKAIKYHKMGITCALELNDRYSEASLHGNLGVAYQSLNMMNEAKKHYEIHLTVAKEMNYLRSECVAESNLGNFSSVLGRLHEALPHYENHLLLAKKLDDKLEVCKAMQNLAHIYYRLNRFTESIKCYEESLSLANELDAYELIGLAYYNLGLVYLADNDFEKAVRCQKLLLASAQEKKNVFSICKAYGNLGLIYMKMGKHSDAKDYFKEQICAAEKSSIETLKCDCYRDFAVALASEKLYKDACEQYEKEIALRRKLNNEKLFESILSFASFLETIKEFDYAYKCYSELFQATKLQKDIKNCKKVCHLMGNLSIKMKKFKKAISFFILELKCTEIYRVEITDIINIHRLLSECYDNLNDFENAAYYLLECQTIAVFMKNYSIENEISKCLRQLCEKYNDYKSALMYSEKRIISSQELTDFDKCDAYKDIAASHLLLKNYDSSFFYYNQLLSLAKEFNISQFEYDAYTGLGLAYAQVLNFMESLKYYLCAEECSEKLSKPYIKAECLVNIGDCYQYSSDNQHALEYYKKALEICQQNDFKTIKVTIFGRIGKTFHLLGNSKKAISYLCMAVSVCEQLQEPAEFIKCFYRLGLKFFFENDIESSSKCFQKVIDFIEENKLKTDLLLKEINFIKASYEMLQKVYVTKKEYLQAMFVAEKGNIFNRKLLISKSGIKICVNIPLFSKFVHSLKTVTHTTCLYSIVIGKLYCWIIKRNEGFVKFWEKSVDETNLDSTFFLSDLDNFVTCISGKTLKTLNDLVFSARRSFNVDGDLCIHAKVDNGLPNIELLDNKINQNKPNEFAKSKLEDFDVDCQLSTANNCLYLLFFSQVVSFLDAFEKIYTEKYDMILVLPCEITLVPFYVFKDDSKRSFLYEHFNFFFSTDIFSLLENSNNKSIPLSQEENFIIFGEKVCNNETRNINKVLKHSTLITSNSSKEEILEQISSSTISHIALNVMWHTPGICFPYIDNIVEHNCIDLQILDLDDNRPVSTPNIIISVKDIICKTKLHSKLVVFGVNIFNDSICVDGMQSLVSSFLINGCETVLTSQWPISKGASSYFFSRFYEQFSQRVPVYNAFNNAIKEMQASNDYNSPSNWAGLVIYGKNCQLTKKACNFTKAFNKFLEVPNRDSLKIILHLVETAQKRLAQDLRTSLYITEESIQVKLLPTNVNWKPILVSLGFRFEKAHDNIPDAVFFPEYEYTNLLAKASKTLYGFLGLNRNGLLAISRLRSSPTAVLHLQKILQDVIHYFNQEMSDVQVSFPSHLWRLPGCHEFLSSLDFDLVGVEKTEVKLQSGKKEGKKTLQCAVQSLNNLLDNNEDDALTNRMYDLKLISQTQNLNNSVRKSSLSSELDCFNVVTGGNAKRLKMKTSIDGFEKRFSQIDVSDMTLCEQEVEHWQKTFYFDNEDITDIEPDIIEQEDIDAFIDNLKSTDLANDALCNSDTCEKKTNSFRKKSFFSRSYLISSSKTMDRIDSIKTMDRINNIKTIDRINSIKTMDRINSIKAMDRIDNIKDDQEKAAQKSKEEFIKCVKQKKPPDEWRRLRLDSDYFNNNANIKTINVRDSFCVHRGFYCRRISDFSTSSSRNSYDSSLSAKSHNEEGVRKKKKLFNLLKKAKSIGNMADEPDNSRYTYDSDEKITKKLNKVKKKKHFPLQTF; encoded by the exons ATGGGAAGATATACAGAGTCGCTAGCTTCTTATGCATCAGCACTGGCACATGATTGCAAAAGTAGTCAATTACTGAAGGCTTTAATAGATGCTGCATTAAGATCACCTTTGCAAG GGATATTAGAGCCTTTATTTAAGCAAATTGAATctattgataaaaatgaaaaggcATTTGCTGTTGTTGCTCTAATTGGCCAAGAGATCATTTCCAGTATGGATATTATGTCAGCTATTGTAGTCCTTGAAAGTGCATTACATATTGGAACAGAAGACCTGCATTTAAAAGCATCTGTATACTCAGCGTTAAGTAGTTCGTATTGGAATATTGACAACATAAAAAATGGACTGCATTATATGCACCAAGAACTATTGATATATGAGATGCTGAATGATCTAACTGGTATGTGCAGGGTTCATGGAAATTTAGGCAGTGCTTATTATGCCCAAGAGCAGTATCACGAGGCAAAACAACACTATTACATCCAATTTGAGATGTCTCAAACTTTACAAGACTATCATGTTTCATGTGGAGCATTAACTTCTCTTGGCCgtgttttaattgctttaaaagattatgCTGGGTCAATTGACTGTCACAAAAAATGTgcttcactttttaaaaaaataaacttacactTAGAAGAAATTGGAGAGCTTAGTAATGTtgcaaatatatattcatttttggGTGAATTTTTAACAGCAGAACATTTTTTGTTAGAATGTTTGAAAGTTTCTCAGGTTCTTGAACAAACAGaagaaaaatgtaaagttttaaataggctTGGTACATTATATCAGAACATGCACAATATTGATGAAGCTGTAAAGGTATTTCAAGAAATGTTACAAATTTCTCAAGATGCTAAAAGTTATGATCTTGTATGTCAATCATTGTCTTGTCTCGGTCATACTTACAGAATGCAAAAGAACTTAAAGTTGGCTGAAAGTATTCACGAGCTTCAACTTCAAAAAGCTGAAGAGCTAGGATCTTTTATTTTAGAGAGTAGAGCTCTTACAGATCTTGGGGTTACATATTTTCATATGAGTAAGTTTGAAATGGCTTTAAAGTCTCATAAAGctcatttaaaattatgtgaAAAGTTCAATGACAAAGAAGGAAAAGTTAAAGCCTATGGAAACATTGGTAATGTGTATCAAATGATTCAAGAGTatgaaaaagcaataaaatatcataagaTGGGCATTACATGTGCATTAGAACTCAATGATAGATATTCTGAGGCATCCTTACATGGTAACCTTGGAGTGGCTTATCAGTCTTTAAACATGATGAATgaagcaaaaaaacattatgaAATTCATTTAACAGTTGCAAAAGAAATGAATTATTTGAGATCAGAATGTGTTGCTGAAAGTAACTTgg gTAATTTCTCAAGTGTTTTAGGAAGATTGCATGAAGCTCTGCCTCATTATGAAAACCATCTTTTGCTTGCTAAAAAGTTAGATGACAAACTTGAGGTCTGCAAAGCTATGCAAAATCTGGCTCATATTTATTATAGATTAAATAGATTTACTGAGTCTATAAAGTGCTATGAAGAATCTTTATCCTTAGCAAATGAGTTGGATGCATATGAATTGATTGGATTAGCATATTACAACTTGGGATTAGTCTACTTGGCTGATAATGACTTTGAAAAAGCAGTTCGCTGTCAAAAACTGCTTCTTGCATCAGCtcaagagaaaaaaaatgtttttagtataTGTAAAGCTTATGGAAACTTAGGCCTAATTTATATGAAAATGGGAAAACACAGTGACGCTAAAGATTATTTCAAAGAGCAAATTTGTGCAGCAGAAAAGTCTTCAATAGAGACATTAAAATGTGATTGTTATAGAGACTTTGCTGTTGCTCTGGCTTCTGAGAAGCTTTACAAAGATGCTTGTGAacaatatgaaaaagaaatagcATTGCGccgaaaattaaataatgaaaaactgTTTGAATCAATACTTTCATTTGCatcatttttagaaacaataaaagaatttgATTATGCTTACAAATGTTATAGTGAACTATTCCAAGCAACGAAGCTccaaaaagacataaaaaactgtaaaaaggTATGCCATTTAATGGGGAACTTAAgcataaaaatgaagaaatttaaaaaagctatatCGTTTTTTATATTGGAATTAAAATGCACAGAAATTTATCGTGTGGAAATAACTGACATtattaatattcataggctGTTAAGTGAatgttatgacaatttaaatgactttgaaaatgcagcatattatttattagaatgtCAAACCATTGCTGTTTTCATGAAAAACTATTCAATAGAAAATGAGATAAGCAAATGTCTTCGCCAACTTTGCGAGAAATACAATGACTATAAATCAGCATTGATGTATTCTGAAAAGAGAATAATATCGAGTCAAGAGCTAACTGATTTTGATAAATGTGATGCTTATAAAGATATTGCAGCATCTCACTTGTTATTAAAGAACTAtgattcatcttttttttactataaccAATTACTTTCACTTGCTAAAGAGTTTAACATTTCACAGTTTGAATATGATGCATACACAGGACTTGGATTGGCCTATGCTCAAGTATTGAATTTTATGGAatctttaaaatactatttatgtGCTGAAGAATGCTCAGAGAAGTTAAGCAAACCTTATATAAAAGCAGAATGTTTAGTTAACATTGGAGATTGCTACCAATATAGTAGTGATAATCAACATGCtttagaatattataaaaaggcACTGGAGATTTGTcaacaaaatgattttaaaaccataaaagttACCATTTTTGGCCGCATTGGAAAAACATTTCATTTACTTGGTAattcaaaaaaagcaatttcttaTCTTTGCATGGCAGTATCTGTTTGTGAACAGCTACAAGAGCCTGCTGagttcataaaatgtttttatcgccttggtctaaaatttttttttgaaaatgatattgAATCATCTAGTAAGTGTTTTCAAAAAGTGATTGATTTCATTGAggaaaataaactaaaaacagatttgctattgaaagaaataaattttataaaagcttcTTATGAAATGCTTCAAAAGGTTTATGTTACTAAAAAAGAATACCTGCAAGCGATGTTTGTTGCAgaaaaaggaaatattttcaatcGAAAGCTACTTATAAGTAAGTCAGGTATAAAAATTTGTGTAAACATCCCATTATTCTCTAAGTTTGTTCATTCTTTAAAAACTGTTACACATACTACGTGTCTCTATTCGATTGTAATTGGCAAGTTGTATTGTTGGATAATAAAACGAAATGAAGGGTTTGTGAAATTCTGGGAAAAAAGCGTTGATGAAACTAATCTTgactcaactttttttttatcagatttGGATAATTTTGTTACATGTATTTCAggcaaaacattaaaaactctTAATGACCTTGTTTTTAGTGCACGTAGAAGCTTTAACGTCGATGGAGATTTATGCATCCATGCAAAAGTTGATAATGGTTTACCGAATATTGAACTGctagataataaaattaatcaaaacaaGCCAAATGAGTTTGCAAAATCGAAACTTGAAGATTTTGATGTTGATTGTCAACTTAGCACTgctaataattgtttatatttgctatttttttctcaggttgtttcatttttagacgcttttgaaaaaatttacactGAAAAATATGATATGATTTTGGTGTTGCCATGCGAAATTACACTTGTACCATTCTATGTTTTTAAAGATGACTCAAAAAGGTCATTTTTATATgagcatttcaattttttttttagcacagatatattttcattattggAAAATTCCAACAACAAAAGTATACCTTTATCTcaagaagaaaattttataatattcggagaaaaagtttgtaataatgAAACTAGAAACATTAACAAAGTACTTAAACATTCAACTTTAATTACCAGTAACTCGTCCAAAGAAGAAATACTTGAACAAATATCTTCTAGTACTATAAGTCACATTGCATTAAATGTGATGTGGCATACACCAGGGATTTGTTTTCCTTACATTGACAATATTGTTGAACATAATTGTATTGACCTACAAATATTAGACCTTGATGATAATCGCCCAGTCAGCACTCCTAACATAATTATTTCTGTAAAAGATATCATATGCAAAACTAAGCTCCATTCAAAGCTAGTAGTATTTggagtaaatatttttaatgattctaTTTGTGTTGATGGTATGCAGTCTCTAGTTTCATCATTTCTAATAAATGGATGTGAGACAGTATTAACATCTCAATGGCCTATATCTAAAGGGGCAAGCTCCTATTTTTTTAGTAGGTTTTATGAACAATTCAGTCAAAGGGTTCCAGTTTACAATGCTTTTAACAATGCTATCAAAGAAATGCAAGCCTCTAATGATTATAACAGTCCTTCTAATTGGGCTGGCCTTGtaatatatggaaaaaattgtCAGCTAACCAAAAAAGCATGCAATTTCACTAAAgcatttaacaagtttttagaAGTTCCAAATCGTGATTCGCTAAAGATAATTCTTCATTTG gTTGAAACAGCCCAGAAGCGTCTTGCGCAAGATCTTCGAACGTCTTTATACATAACAGAAGAAAGTATTCAAGTCAAACTTTTGCCAACTAATGTTAACTGGAAGCCTATTTTAGTATCATTAGGATTTCGATTTGAGAAAGCGCATGATAATATTCCAGATGCTGTATTCTTTCCAGAGTATGAATACACAAATCTACTTGCTAAAGCATCCAAAACTTTGTATGGATTTCTTG gtcttAACAGAAATGGCTTGTTAGCAATATCACGATTACGTTCTTCTCCGACTGCAGTTTTGCACCTTCAAAAGATT cTTCAAGATGTCATACATTATTTCAACCAAGAAATGTCTGATGTGCAAGTCTCTTTCCCTTCACATTTGTGGCGCTTACCTGGTTGTCATGAATTTTTATCATCCCTTGATTTTGATTTAGTTGGTGTTGAAAAGACAGAAGTTAAATTGCAATCTGGAAAAAAAGAAGggaaaaaaactttgcaatGTGCAGTGCAAtctttaaacaatcttttag ataataatgAAGATGATGCGTTAACCAATAGAATGTATGACCTAAAGTTAATAAGTCAAACACAGAACTTAAATAATTCTGTTAGAAAATCAAGTTTAAGCAGTGAGCttgattgttttaatgttgtaacTGGTGGCAACGCAAAGCGATTAAAAATGAAGACGTCAATTGATGGGTTTGAAAAGCGATTTTCACAAATTGATGTCAGTGACATGACTTTATGTGAACAAGAAGTTGAACACtggcaaaaaacattttattttgacaatgaAGACATAACTGATATTGAACCAGATATCATTGAACAAGAGGACATTGATGCAtttattgacaatttaaaaagtactgATTTAGCGAATGATGCCTTGTGTAATAGTGACacttgtgaaaaaaaaacaaattcatttcgaaagaaaagttttttctctCGTAGCTATCTTATTTCAAGTAGCAAAACTATGGATAGGATTGACAGCATAAAAACTATGGATAGgattaacaacataaaaactaTAGATAGAATTAACAGTATAAAAACTATGGATAGAATTAACAGCATAAAAGCTATGGATCGGATTGACAATAtaaaag atGATCAAGAAAAGGCTGCACAAAAAAGTAaagaagaatttattaaatgtgttaaaCAAAAGAAACCTCCTGATGAGTGGCGTAGATTGAGGTTGGACAGTGATTACTTTAACAATAATgcaaacattaaaacaattaatgtaCGAGATTCTTTTTGCGTGCATCGTGGTTTTTATTGTCGCCGTATTTCAGatttttcaacatcttcatCAAGAAACTCATACGATTCTTCTTTATCAGCAAAATCACACAACGAGGAAGGTgtcagaaaaaagaaaaaactattcaatttgctaaaaaaagctAAGTCGATTGGAAATATGGCCGATGAACCCGATAATTCTCGTTATACTTACGATTCTGAcgaaaaaattactaaaaaattaaacaaagtaaaaaaaaaaaaacactttccacttcaaacattttaa